In the Bacteroidales bacterium genome, one interval contains:
- a CDS encoding DUF4832 domain-containing protein, which produces MYLLLKLFIPLCIIYSGYPNNKDYLSVTRDKGIRGNHVVHLEPEKEKIIRNPMMGWALYADAYHPDMKFWQKFDHISVQGHASPVKASDYATHLYIRWPWSALEKEEGAYAWEYDEFFLLLERGAEERGLKLAFRVYVDSRDYRTSSTPEYVRMAGAKGYMGNTGKWSPYPDDPVFQEKFEKFIRAFAERYDDPGRVEFVDGFGLGKWGEGHSIELTDKGNYIPMFHWITHLYLTSFKKIPVAINYHVEIGKPLLTEAFEQGYILRHDAFGMSQYYGDFEKSIVQEQFPRRPVIAESGWWMNGNENWYQRDPNGYKTWQDVWGQTLQDALNEHANILDLRNIAETRSWMEHSLDLVNRFIAEGGYRLYPDHISLPATMKNNTTISIIHRWNNLGVGVCPSNIKQWNQKYQVAFALLDQNTQTPQKIFIDPNAEPSQWIKNKPVTYKHRQEIKDIPEGIYTWGIAIVDTSQNNTKGINISVKRNTGPTGWVPLFDVTVK; this is translated from the coding sequence ATGTATCTGCTCCTGAAACTATTTATCCCGTTATGTATCATATATTCCGGTTATCCGAATAACAAAGATTACCTTTCGGTCACCAGGGATAAAGGGATCCGCGGAAATCATGTGGTTCATCTGGAACCTGAAAAAGAAAAAATAATCCGGAATCCGATGATGGGATGGGCCTTATATGCTGACGCCTATCATCCGGACATGAAATTCTGGCAAAAATTTGACCATATCTCAGTACAAGGGCACGCATCTCCGGTGAAAGCATCTGATTATGCCACTCATTTATATATACGGTGGCCATGGAGCGCTTTGGAAAAAGAGGAAGGGGCATATGCCTGGGAATATGATGAATTTTTCCTCCTCCTGGAAAGAGGAGCCGAAGAAAGGGGATTAAAACTGGCTTTCAGGGTATATGTGGACAGCAGGGACTACCGTACATCATCTACACCGGAATATGTGAGAATGGCCGGGGCCAAAGGGTATATGGGAAATACGGGAAAATGGTCCCCGTATCCTGATGATCCTGTTTTCCAGGAAAAATTTGAAAAATTCATCCGGGCTTTTGCTGAACGCTATGATGATCCCGGAAGAGTGGAATTTGTAGATGGTTTCGGATTAGGAAAATGGGGTGAAGGACATAGTATCGAACTGACCGATAAAGGCAATTATATCCCGATGTTTCATTGGATCACCCATTTATACCTGACATCCTTCAAAAAAATCCCTGTTGCGATCAATTATCATGTTGAAATAGGGAAACCATTATTGACCGAAGCTTTCGAACAAGGTTATATACTAAGGCACGATGCTTTTGGGATGAGCCAGTACTATGGTGATTTTGAGAAATCCATAGTGCAGGAACAATTTCCCCGAAGGCCGGTTATTGCAGAAAGCGGATGGTGGATGAACGGAAATGAAAACTGGTATCAAAGAGATCCTAACGGGTATAAAACATGGCAGGATGTCTGGGGACAAACACTTCAGGATGCGTTAAACGAACATGCGAACATTCTGGATCTACGGAACATTGCCGAAACCAGGTCATGGATGGAACATTCGCTTGACCTGGTAAACCGGTTCATTGCAGAAGGCGGTTACCGGCTATATCCCGACCATATATCTTTACCGGCAACCATGAAAAATAACACCACTATATCAATTATCCACCGGTGGAATAATCTGGGGGTTGGGGTATGCCCATCCAATATAAAACAATGGAACCAAAAATACCAGGTAGCATTTGCCCTGCTCGACCAGAATACCCAAACTCCTCAGAAAATATTCATCGATCCGAATGCCGAACCGTCACAATGGATTAAAAACAAGCCGGTAACCTATAAGCATCGTCAAGAAATAAAGGATATCCCTGAAGGAATATATACATGGGGAATTGCCATTGTGGATACTTCCCAAAATAATACAAAAGGCATCAATATATCCGTTAAAAGAAATACCGGACCTACAGGATGGGTCCCGCTATTCGATGTAACCGTAAAATAA
- a CDS encoding DUF2264 domain-containing protein, producing the protein MERRHFVKAASILGIAGTMPAAASGTQQHLAETQKSTGAQDRKYWADLLYRISAPILYYMSKGELKKNMLLDVSPKWDNRDKNVSYLEAFGRLTAGTSLWFSLPDDQTPEGEKRKQLYDWTLQSMAHAVDPSSPDYLAWTAGSQPLVDAAFLAHGLIRNMPKLWEPLDNITKGRVIKEFKEIRRVKPYNSNWLLFGAMPEIFLLLVDEEYNTERIEHAINKINGWYVGDGWYSDGDVFHMDYYNSYVIQPMLVDILDVWINKAGKMPQSVYETAFKRMQRYSEFLERIISPEGTFPAFGRSITYRVGAFQPLAQMAYLDKLPKSITPAQVRCGLTAVMKRMFANKNNFDKNNFLQLGFVGHQPNVADSYTNTGSLYLTSLGFLPLGLPADHEFWSAPAADWTAKKAWNGEDFPKDAATRY; encoded by the coding sequence ATGGAAAGACGGCATTTTGTAAAAGCAGCTTCAATATTAGGTATAGCCGGAACTATGCCGGCTGCTGCAAGCGGAACACAGCAACACCTGGCGGAAACACAAAAATCTACCGGTGCACAGGACCGCAAATACTGGGCTGATCTGTTGTACCGGATCTCTGCACCCATTTTATATTATATGAGCAAAGGAGAGCTCAAAAAAAACATGTTATTGGACGTAAGTCCCAAATGGGATAACCGTGATAAAAATGTAAGCTATCTGGAAGCATTTGGACGGCTTACGGCAGGAACATCCCTATGGTTTTCCTTACCGGATGATCAAACACCGGAAGGGGAAAAACGGAAGCAGTTGTATGATTGGACCCTTCAAAGTATGGCTCATGCGGTTGATCCGTCAAGTCCGGATTACCTGGCTTGGACTGCCGGTTCACAACCATTGGTAGATGCAGCTTTTCTTGCCCACGGATTGATCCGTAACATGCCGAAACTATGGGAGCCTCTTGATAACATCACTAAAGGAAGGGTCATTAAGGAATTTAAAGAAATAAGAAGGGTAAAACCATATAACAGTAACTGGTTATTGTTCGGCGCCATGCCGGAAATATTCCTTTTACTGGTCGATGAAGAATACAACACGGAACGGATCGAACACGCCATTAATAAAATTAATGGCTGGTACGTAGGTGACGGATGGTATAGTGATGGAGATGTATTCCATATGGATTATTACAATAGCTATGTAATCCAGCCCATGCTGGTAGATATTTTAGATGTATGGATAAATAAAGCCGGAAAAATGCCCCAATCCGTTTATGAAACCGCATTTAAACGAATGCAGCGTTATTCCGAATTTCTTGAAAGGATCATTTCCCCGGAAGGGACGTTCCCGGCTTTCGGGCGTTCTATCACATACCGTGTAGGCGCTTTTCAACCATTGGCCCAAATGGCATACCTCGACAAATTACCGAAAAGTATCACTCCGGCACAGGTTCGTTGCGGATTAACCGCTGTAATGAAGCGGATGTTCGCCAACAAGAACAATTTTGATAAGAACAATTTCCTTCAGTTGGGATTTGTCGGTCACCAACCTAATGTTGCCGACTCTTATACCAATACCGGTAGTCTGTACCTTACTTCTCTCGGATTCCTACCGTTAGGGCTGCCTGCTGATCATGAGTTCTGGTCCGCGCCGGCTGCAGACTGGACTGCAAAAAAAGCATGGAACGGAGAAGATTTCCCTAAGGATGCTGCCACCAGATACTAA
- a CDS encoding mechanosensitive ion channel family protein: MKNICLLFILFCFFVPYPIDAQISKITGNIFGTDKKIENKDRSLKDSLRIAELTGQLELMKMNESVYLDQLSRSKFTHASDSMKQARQRIRIDSLRQISNGVPLVIEGDTLFSLYAARGGVTVHDRVENAENRIIELGKDRGVIPDSIYLLLLEDGMQTEIMYGHKVIMSVTQIDALWMNMDMESLAKIEKEAVISAVKTLQHKNSLLQVFKRIGLFLLILVIQVLFLFLTNWLYRRLKALINKNTNKWFKPLVIRNYQLLSPKNLAKICIAGGNIMRYVVIFLQLLISIPLIFSVFPQTKKLASVLFGYIINPIKSIVISIVNYIPNLFTIAIIWLCIRYLVKGVAYVSREVQNEKLKIPGFYTDWAMPTYHIIKFLLYAFMIAMIYPHLPGASSGGFQGISIFVGLIVSLGSTTAISNIIAGMVITYMRPFKIGDRIKLNDTEGNVIEKTSFVTRIKTSKNEVITIPNSFVMSSHTTNYSASARDYGLIIHTNISVGYDIPWQKVHECLVKAAKMTKNIIREKEPFVLDLGLEDYYNVYQVNVYISNADAIPQIMTELHTNIQDVFKQEGLNMESPFLVSERNH, encoded by the coding sequence ATGAAAAATATCTGCTTATTATTCATTCTTTTCTGCTTTTTCGTACCATATCCAATTGACGCTCAGATATCAAAAATTACTGGGAATATTTTCGGTACTGACAAAAAAATAGAAAACAAAGATCGTTCTTTGAAAGATTCTTTGAGAATTGCCGAATTGACCGGGCAATTGGAACTGATGAAGATGAATGAGTCGGTATATCTGGACCAATTATCCAGGTCGAAATTTACACATGCTTCCGATTCCATGAAACAGGCCCGGCAAAGGATAAGAATCGATTCTCTCAGGCAAATATCCAATGGAGTACCCTTGGTTATTGAAGGAGATACCCTTTTTTCTTTATATGCCGCCCGTGGCGGAGTTACTGTTCATGACAGGGTTGAAAATGCTGAAAACAGGATCATTGAGTTGGGGAAGGATAGGGGTGTTATTCCGGATTCGATCTATCTTCTTTTGTTGGAAGACGGAATGCAAACGGAAATCATGTATGGTCATAAAGTTATTATGTCTGTTACACAGATTGATGCTTTATGGATGAACATGGATATGGAGTCACTTGCTAAGATTGAGAAAGAAGCGGTCATCAGTGCTGTAAAAACATTACAACATAAGAACAGCCTGCTGCAGGTATTTAAACGAATAGGCTTGTTCCTGCTTATACTGGTCATTCAGGTCCTTTTCTTATTCCTGACAAATTGGTTGTATAGAAGATTAAAGGCATTGATCAATAAGAATACAAACAAATGGTTTAAACCGCTTGTAATAAGGAATTACCAATTGTTAAGCCCTAAAAACCTGGCAAAAATCTGTATCGCCGGTGGAAATATAATGAGGTATGTTGTTATATTCCTGCAATTACTGATCTCCATTCCGCTGATTTTTTCTGTTTTCCCGCAAACAAAAAAACTGGCTTCCGTATTATTCGGTTATATTATCAACCCCATCAAATCTATTGTAATATCTATTGTTAATTATATACCCAATTTATTTACCATAGCTATCATATGGTTATGTATTAGGTATTTAGTCAAAGGGGTTGCTTATGTTTCCAGGGAAGTACAGAATGAAAAACTCAAGATCCCGGGATTTTACACCGATTGGGCAATGCCGACCTATCATATCATAAAATTCCTGCTCTATGCTTTTATGATCGCTATGATATATCCTCATCTCCCCGGTGCTTCTTCAGGGGGCTTTCAGGGAATATCCATTTTTGTGGGATTGATCGTTTCATTGGGTTCTACCACAGCCATCAGCAATATCATTGCCGGAATGGTCATTACTTATATGCGGCCTTTTAAGATCGGTGACCGGATAAAACTCAATGATACCGAGGGGAATGTGATTGAGAAAACATCTTTTGTTACACGTATAAAAACATCGAAGAATGAAGTGATCACAATTCCCAATTCTTTTGTAATGTCATCACACACTACCAATTACAGTGCATCGGCACGGGATTACGGACTGATTATACATACCAATATATCTGTAGGTTACGACATTCCCTGGCAAAAGGTGCATGAATGCCTGGTTAAAGCAGCAAAAATGACAAAAAATATCATCCGGGAAAAAGAGCCCTTTGTCCTGGACCTGGGATTGGAAGATTATTATAACGTTTACCAGGTTAATGTATATATCTCAAACGCCGATGCCATACCGCAAATAATGACCGAACTTCATACGAATATCCAGGATGTTTTCAAACAGGAAGGTCTCAATATGGAATCTCCCTTTTTGGTTTCGGAACGTAATCATTGA
- a CDS encoding CocE/NonD family hydrolase, translating into MKNNFYGSLSVILFILYLCGSSPLLSQEVNEQWIKEHYSKQELMIEMRDGIRLFTVVYLPNETNSKYPVLIHRTPYSCRPYGVDHYHPQLWKTYWKEYMKKGYIFVFQDVRGKWMSEGVFEDMVDMPSDTYDTVDWLVRNIPSNNGCVGLFGISYPGFYAMKGALSGHPAIKAVSPLAPPVDWFMGDDFHHNGALMLEDAFGFHTNQGQPRRHPTSVPGKRVEYYRTDNYSFYLCQGTIKNLTRLTGDSIRFWNDMVQHPDYDEWWKARDLRRSCHDVAPAILIVGGLFDTDDCFGAWNLYKTIKKQSPKTDLRLVFGPWFHGSWAQDNFTSLGHIRLNSNTSEYYQKNIELPFFNYHLKEQGNISKIPKITVFFTGSNQWKTFDDWKPGNKNNHSLYLHENGILGFEPPENPSSSTGYLSDPSHPVPYMDGVQKNRVKEYMVNDQRFASRRPDVITFQSNILLEDISLSGEITAEIYAAITTTDIDFVVKVIDVFPDDFSYDGEKYPMGGYQMLVRGDVMRGRYRNSFEHPEAFVPGQKELIRFELPDVAHTFRKGHRIMVQIQSSWFPLVDRNPQQFVNIYQCDEKEFVSSGVTVFHEKDAASRIIFSTLQ; encoded by the coding sequence ATGAAAAATAATTTCTATGGGTCTCTATCCGTTATCTTATTTATCCTATATTTATGTGGCTCCTCTCCTCTTCTATCCCAGGAAGTTAACGAGCAATGGATAAAAGAACATTATTCAAAACAGGAATTAATGATAGAAATGAGGGATGGTATCCGGTTGTTTACTGTTGTGTATCTACCGAATGAAACAAACAGTAAATATCCGGTATTGATCCACCGGACACCTTATTCCTGCAGGCCTTATGGCGTCGATCATTATCATCCGCAATTATGGAAAACATACTGGAAAGAATACATGAAAAAAGGATATATCTTTGTTTTTCAGGATGTCAGGGGAAAATGGATGAGTGAGGGAGTCTTTGAAGACATGGTCGACATGCCTTCGGATACTTATGATACGGTAGATTGGCTGGTCAGGAACATACCATCAAATAACGGATGTGTGGGACTTTTCGGCATATCATATCCTGGGTTCTATGCTATGAAAGGCGCATTAAGCGGTCATCCGGCAATTAAGGCTGTGAGCCCGCTGGCCCCTCCTGTTGATTGGTTCATGGGCGATGACTTTCATCATAACGGGGCCTTAATGCTGGAAGATGCCTTCGGGTTTCATACGAACCAAGGACAGCCCCGTCGACACCCCACATCTGTACCTGGAAAACGGGTGGAATATTACCGGACGGATAATTACAGTTTCTATTTATGTCAGGGTACCATAAAGAACCTCACCCGTTTAACCGGTGACAGCATACGTTTCTGGAATGATATGGTACAGCATCCGGATTATGATGAATGGTGGAAAGCACGCGACTTACGACGTTCCTGCCATGATGTGGCACCTGCCATATTGATTGTAGGCGGACTCTTCGACACAGACGATTGTTTTGGTGCGTGGAACTTATATAAAACCATAAAAAAACAAAGTCCGAAGACTGACCTGCGACTGGTATTCGGCCCCTGGTTCCACGGATCCTGGGCGCAGGACAATTTCACTTCACTGGGACATATCCGTTTGAATAGTAATACCTCGGAATATTACCAAAAGAACATTGAATTACCCTTTTTTAATTATCACTTAAAAGAACAGGGAAATATCAGCAAAATACCCAAAATAACCGTGTTTTTTACGGGAAGTAACCAGTGGAAAACATTTGATGACTGGAAGCCTGGTAACAAAAATAACCATTCTTTGTACCTGCATGAAAATGGCATTTTGGGATTTGAACCGCCGGAAAACCCATCTTCTTCAACAGGTTATTTGTCTGATCCTTCACACCCTGTACCTTATATGGATGGTGTTCAGAAAAACAGGGTTAAGGAATATATGGTCAATGACCAACGCTTTGCATCCCGCCGTCCGGATGTCATCACATTCCAGAGCAATATTCTTCTGGAGGACATTAGCTTATCCGGTGAAATTACAGCAGAAATATATGCAGCCATTACCACGACCGATATAGATTTTGTGGTGAAAGTGATTGATGTGTTTCCCGATGATTTTTCCTATGATGGTGAAAAATATCCGATGGGTGGCTATCAGATGTTGGTCAGGGGTGATGTAATGCGGGGCCGATACCGTAATAGTTTCGAACATCCTGAAGCATTTGTTCCCGGACAGAAAGAACTGATCCGCTTCGAACTACCTGACGTGGCACATACTTTTAGAAAGGGACATCGTATCATGGTACAGATACAAAGTTCCTGGTTTCCTTTGGTGGATCGTAATCCACAACAATTTGTCAATATCTACCAATGTGATGAAAAAGAGTTTGTCAGCTCCGGAGTAACGGTTTTTCACGAAAAAGATGCTGCTTCAAGGATCATTTTCTCTACTCTTCAATGA